In a single window of the Niabella ginsenosidivorans genome:
- a CDS encoding FMN-binding negative transcriptional regulator, which translates to MPFLCAGPQSLRENTCLSTENFSGGNALNDRIFGWLSTDTRKENRMYIPAFNKMTDKEEILSFIKRFSFGMVVTMNAAGRPAATHLPFLAEEKDNGLTLLSHFAKANPQWKTIGQNENILVIFSEPHAYISPSNYEKELNVPTWNYIAVHLYGRGELITGQQQVTDLLNQTIETYEPAQKAKHAALPENFKTKMMNGIVAFKVDVTDIQAKKKLSQNKTRKEQEQIIHTLAGSRNTMEQLVAAYMQQELKD; encoded by the coding sequence ATGCCCTTTCTCTGCGCTGGTCCGCAAAGTCTGCGTGAAAATACCTGCCTCTCTACGGAAAACTTTTCAGGCGGGAATGCATTGAATGATCGTATTTTTGGATGGTTATCAACGGATACCCGTAAAGAGAACAGAATGTATATACCCGCTTTTAATAAAATGACCGATAAGGAAGAGATCCTTTCTTTTATCAAACGGTTCTCATTTGGAATGGTTGTTACTATGAATGCAGCAGGCAGGCCTGCAGCCACTCATCTGCCCTTTTTAGCAGAAGAAAAGGATAATGGCCTCACGCTCCTGTCTCATTTTGCAAAAGCCAATCCCCAATGGAAAACGATCGGACAGAACGAAAACATCCTCGTAATCTTCAGCGAGCCGCATGCCTATATTTCCCCATCCAACTATGAGAAGGAACTAAACGTTCCTACATGGAATTATATAGCTGTACATCTCTATGGCCGGGGTGAACTGATTACCGGGCAACAGCAGGTAACCGATCTGCTGAATCAGACTATTGAAACTTATGAACCTGCCCAAAAAGCGAAACATGCGGCATTGCCGGAAAATTTCAAAACAAAGATGATGAACGGGATCGTTGCTTTTAAAGTTGACGTAACAGACATCCAGGCCAAGAAAAAACTCAGTCAGAATAAAACAAGGAAGGAGCAGGAGCAGATCATCCACACACTTGCCGGCAGCCGTAACACAATGGAGCAGTTGGTTGCGGCCTATATGCAACAGGAGCTGAAGGATTAA
- a CDS encoding O-methyltransferase, with product MELLPVELEQFAARYTTKVDPLRQEVDDFTQKNHQEAHMLSGPVQGKLLEMISHMLRPRRILEIGTFTGYSALSLAEGLTEDGLLHTLELREETAEIARNFFSRSPLKNKIRLHVGNAAELLPTLNETWDLVFIDADKPGYISYFETIIGQIRKNGFILADNIFFHGQIFDENPRGKSARAIQAFNDFINRRNDIDKLVLTIRDGLYLMRKL from the coding sequence ATGGAGCTATTACCCGTTGAATTAGAACAGTTTGCAGCCAGGTATACCACAAAAGTAGACCCACTGCGGCAGGAAGTGGATGATTTTACCCAAAAAAATCACCAGGAAGCGCATATGCTCAGCGGTCCGGTACAGGGCAAGCTGCTGGAAATGATCAGCCATATGCTGCGCCCGCGCCGCATACTGGAAATAGGCACTTTTACCGGTTACAGCGCACTGAGCCTGGCAGAAGGGCTTACAGAAGACGGGTTGCTGCATACCCTTGAATTAAGGGAAGAAACGGCAGAAATCGCCCGGAATTTCTTCAGCAGGTCGCCTTTAAAAAATAAGATCCGGCTGCATGTGGGCAATGCAGCGGAGCTACTTCCCACCCTTAATGAAACCTGGGACCTGGTCTTTATTGATGCGGATAAGCCGGGCTATATTTCCTATTTTGAAACAATTATTGGGCAGATTCGGAAAAATGGCTTTATCTTAGCCGATAACATTTTTTTCCACGGCCAGATTTTTGATGAAAACCCCAGGGGAAAAAGTGCCAGAGCCATTCAGGCATTTAACGATTTTATCAACCGGAGAAATGATATTGACAAGCTGGTGTTAACCATCCGCGACGGACTTTATTTAATGCGAAAACTGTAA
- a CDS encoding glucosaminidase domain-containing protein — MMRRSFLALILFITITASAQQSDKIVAYINQYRIIAVEEMQRTGVPAAIKLAQAILESSAGDGELCKRSNNHFGIKCKTGYTGPYVLYDDDRPRERFVKYEHPESSFRDHSDFLKNRDRYAFLFRLDPTDYKAWAYGLKQAGYATNPQYPQLIIGLIERYNLEEYTLIALGKKEMPEDMKALMAAEKEELTPPQPAKLYPSGDFMINQTKVIFARKGTDYAAIAQQYNVPVARLYLYNDLPENQPPRKDALVFLQLKRTEGQKALHEVAAGETLHDIAQEEGIRLESLLKYNNLTKFASPAIGAKLYLQDMSAEKNSVAHN, encoded by the coding sequence ATGATGCGCAGATCTTTTTTGGCCCTAATCCTTTTTATAACGATTACGGCTTCCGCTCAGCAATCAGATAAGATAGTTGCTTATATTAACCAGTACCGGATAATTGCTGTTGAAGAGATGCAGCGGACCGGCGTGCCCGCTGCCATAAAACTGGCGCAGGCTATCCTGGAATCCAGCGCCGGTGACGGGGAATTGTGCAAACGGTCCAATAACCACTTTGGCATTAAGTGTAAAACAGGCTATACCGGCCCTTATGTGTTATATGACGATGACCGGCCCCGGGAGCGGTTTGTAAAATATGAGCACCCGGAATCCTCCTTCAGGGATCATTCTGATTTCCTGAAGAACCGCGATCGGTATGCGTTTCTTTTCAGGCTGGATCCTACTGATTATAAAGCCTGGGCCTACGGGCTGAAACAGGCCGGCTATGCCACCAATCCCCAATACCCGCAGCTGATCATCGGGTTAATTGAACGGTATAACCTTGAAGAGTATACGCTCATTGCGCTGGGCAAAAAAGAAATGCCGGAAGATATGAAAGCATTAATGGCGGCTGAAAAAGAGGAACTAACGCCCCCTCAGCCGGCTAAGCTGTACCCCAGCGGGGATTTTATGATCAATCAGACAAAAGTGATCTTTGCAAGAAAAGGTACGGACTATGCAGCTATTGCGCAGCAATACAATGTTCCTGTAGCAAGGCTATACCTTTATAATGACCTGCCTGAAAACCAGCCGCCCCGGAAAGATGCCCTGGTATTTTTGCAACTGAAAAGAACAGAAGGGCAAAAAGCACTGCATGAGGTAGCAGCGGGAGAAACCCTTCATGATATAGCCCAGGAAGAAGGCATTCGCCTGGAATCCTTATTAAAATACAATAACCTTACAAAATTTGCTTCTCCGGCAATCGGTGCTAAACTATATTTGCAGGATATGAGCGCTGAAAAGAATTCAGTAGCGCATAATTAA
- a CDS encoding HD domain-containing protein, which yields MEREQQIINHTATFVQQQLQDAEGGHDWFHVERVWKTARHIAAHEKANRLIVELGALLHDIADAKFHNGDETVGPKRARAFLEKEQVDEATISAVENIIRHISFKGSYNGSSYKTPELDIVQDADRLDAMGAIGIARAFNYGGFKNRKLYDPVIKPVAYQTAAAYKKNEAPTLNHFYEKLFLLKDKMNTATGRQLAEDRHRYMEGFTEQFLAEWNGER from the coding sequence ATGGAACGGGAGCAACAAATCATTAATCATACAGCCACTTTTGTACAACAGCAGTTACAGGATGCCGAGGGCGGGCATGACTGGTTTCATGTTGAGCGCGTTTGGAAAACGGCCAGACATATAGCAGCCCATGAAAAGGCCAACCGGTTGATAGTAGAACTGGGCGCATTGCTCCATGATATTGCCGATGCAAAATTCCATAATGGTGATGAAACAGTGGGCCCGAAACGGGCAAGAGCGTTCCTGGAAAAAGAACAGGTAGATGAGGCGACGATTAGCGCAGTTGAAAATATTATCAGACACATTTCCTTTAAAGGAAGCTATAACGGCTCATCTTACAAAACACCCGAGCTGGATATTGTGCAGGATGCTGACCGGTTAGACGCCATGGGCGCCATTGGCATTGCCAGGGCCTTTAATTACGGAGGGTTTAAGAACCGGAAGCTCTATGACCCGGTAATAAAACCGGTTGCCTACCAAACAGCAGCAGCTTACAAAAAAAATGAAGCCCCTACGCTGAATCATTTTTATGAAAAGCTGTTCCTCCTAAAGGATAAAATGAACACAGCAACCGGAAGGCAGCTGGCTGAAGACCGCCATCGTTATATGGAAGGATTTACAGAACAGTTCCTGGCAGAATGGAATGGTGAACGTTGA
- a CDS encoding methionine aminotransferase, whose amino-acid sequence MTLKAKHSAAPLNIFTTMSSLAKETQAYNLSQGLPDYPVAPELGTLLQEAVAKGYNQYAPMPGLMELRQSIATYFNRIYQSDYCTEHNITIIPGATYGIFTAFAALLEKGDEVIYLEPAFDCYVPAIEINGGIPVCVRLDEKKNFEVDWQRIQDAITSKTKAILINTPHNPTGRVWQQEDWDQLAGIIGQKDIYVVADEVYNTILFDGHRHIPGYLQEDLQEKIISVYSFGKMHHITGWKIGFCIAGAAITAAFRSVHQYLSFSVNTPAQYALAAYINLPKADNEASLFLQEKRDLLLNGLAGSKFRSRFTTQGSYFQLFDYSTLSPLPDVKFAQWLTINHKVATIPLSAFYKTQPHIPQIRLSFAKNDAVLNAAVKILSDL is encoded by the coding sequence ATGACACTTAAAGCAAAACATTCCGCCGCACCCTTGAATATTTTTACAACCATGTCTTCCCTGGCAAAGGAAACGCAGGCCTATAACCTATCCCAGGGGCTGCCGGATTATCCTGTTGCACCGGAGCTGGGCACATTACTACAGGAAGCCGTTGCAAAAGGATACAATCAATATGCCCCCATGCCCGGTCTTATGGAATTACGGCAAAGTATTGCCACTTACTTTAACCGTATTTACCAGTCGGATTACTGCACGGAGCACAATATTACTATTATCCCCGGCGCTACTTATGGTATCTTTACCGCTTTTGCCGCCCTCCTGGAAAAAGGAGATGAAGTCATTTATCTGGAGCCGGCTTTTGACTGCTATGTGCCGGCCATTGAAATAAACGGGGGCATTCCTGTTTGTGTGCGACTGGATGAAAAAAAGAATTTTGAAGTGGATTGGCAACGAATACAAGACGCCATCACTTCAAAAACAAAAGCCATTCTTATTAACACACCGCATAACCCAACCGGAAGGGTATGGCAGCAGGAAGACTGGGATCAGCTTGCCGGCATCATTGGTCAGAAAGACATTTATGTTGTTGCGGACGAAGTGTACAACACCATTCTCTTTGACGGGCACCGGCATATTCCCGGCTATTTGCAGGAAGATTTGCAGGAAAAGATCATCTCTGTTTATTCATTTGGAAAGATGCACCATATTACCGGGTGGAAAATCGGTTTCTGCATTGCCGGTGCTGCCATTACCGCCGCTTTCCGGTCTGTTCACCAATACCTTAGCTTTAGTGTAAACACTCCTGCCCAATATGCACTGGCAGCCTATATCAATTTACCGAAGGCTGACAACGAAGCATCCCTGTTTCTTCAGGAAAAACGGGATCTGCTCCTGAACGGGCTGGCCGGCTCAAAATTCCGATCCCGTTTTACCACACAGGGAAGCTATTTCCAGCTATTTGATTACAGCACACTCAGTCCGCTGCCGGATGTGAAATTTGCCCAATGGCTGACGATCAACCATAAGGTAGCTACTATACCCCTTAGTGCCTTCTACAAAACTCAGCCTCACATTCCTCAGATAAGGCTCAGTTTTGCAAAAAATGATGCCGTTTTAAATGCTGCTGTAAAAATTCTTTCGGATTTATAG
- a CDS encoding oxygenase MpaB family protein produces the protein MNVNHPRRYQINTTSFEHYWKKGAGVLLLKKLGFTPDIRNADPFKPYLFEFDREGDKVIEQLYEPIGFQRAHEVLKAYMNHQPICREHQDILDAFFKTVELDPPWLDHQKIDKGIELSQRSGVPGLLVLRDYCLMGGYESAAINKPLIYTGILKKGAAKRLTDTTVFWVNITRTGAFRKEGQGLWHVISTRLIHSFSRTGILKKTDWKIEQWGIPLNTWDMLATQLGFSLVFLTGLRRMGFNPSEEEVAGLFHLWKYIGYLLGIPLELLPENEHQAIEALYYWTMTQAPGDADSVALADALMRETMESGFPRSWFARKLMQQMHLFYNHYFLGRYSCRLLRIPKPFVRGIFRIFLWRIKRLERKMSNRKLRAKAILDGGARQLSALNIYLKYKYH, from the coding sequence ATGAATGTGAACCATCCGCGCCGGTACCAGATCAATACAACCTCCTTTGAGCATTACTGGAAAAAAGGGGCGGGAGTGCTGCTTTTAAAAAAGCTGGGATTTACGCCGGATATCCGCAATGCAGATCCGTTCAAACCCTATTTATTTGAGTTTGACCGGGAGGGAGATAAGGTGATAGAACAACTGTATGAGCCCATCGGTTTTCAACGTGCCCATGAAGTCTTAAAGGCCTATATGAACCATCAGCCGATATGCCGGGAGCACCAGGATATCCTGGATGCTTTTTTCAAAACGGTTGAGCTGGACCCTCCTTGGCTGGATCATCAGAAAATAGATAAAGGCATTGAATTGAGCCAGCGATCAGGTGTTCCCGGCCTGCTGGTATTAAGAGATTATTGCCTGATGGGAGGATATGAATCAGCGGCGATTAATAAACCCCTTATTTATACCGGTATCTTAAAGAAGGGGGCTGCAAAGCGGCTTACAGATACAACTGTTTTTTGGGTCAATATTACCCGCACCGGCGCCTTCCGGAAAGAAGGTCAGGGATTATGGCATGTCATCAGTACCCGGCTCATCCATTCCTTTTCAAGAACAGGTATTTTAAAAAAAACGGATTGGAAGATTGAACAATGGGGCATTCCGCTGAATACCTGGGATATGCTGGCTACGCAATTAGGTTTTTCATTGGTATTCCTTACCGGGTTAAGGCGCATGGGTTTCAACCCTTCAGAAGAGGAAGTAGCAGGGCTTTTTCACTTATGGAAGTATATAGGCTATCTGCTGGGGATCCCATTGGAGCTGTTGCCTGAAAATGAACACCAGGCAATTGAGGCGCTTTATTACTGGACAATGACACAAGCGCCCGGTGATGCCGACTCTGTTGCGCTGGCAGACGCCTTAATGAGAGAAACAATGGAATCCGGCTTCCCCAGGTCATGGTTCGCCCGCAAATTAATGCAGCAGATGCACCTGTTCTATAATCATTATTTTTTAGGCCGCTACTCCTGCCGGCTGCTGCGGATCCCAAAGCCTTTTGTCAGAGGAATTTTCCGTATTTTCTTATGGCGTATTAAAAGACTGGAAAGAAAAATGAGTAACCGGAAACTCCGTGCAAAAGCGATCCTTGACGGAGGGGCGCGGCAGCTCAGTGCCCTGAATATTTATTTAAAATACAAATATCATTAA
- a CDS encoding sodium:solute symporter → MNAGILFAIIIFYFLLLLTVAWKTGKNSNNESFFIGNRNSNWMLVAFGMIGTSLSGVTFVSVPGAVGKDAFGYMQVVLGYMIGYLLIAYVLLPLYYRLQLTSIYGYLKTRMGNLSYKTGAWFFIISRLVGATARLYLVVHILQITILDSFGVPFWVSTLIILVMIILYTFEGGVKTIVWTDTLQTTCMLLGLVICTVYLLQHMHMGVGESLDAMREKGLSRIFNTDVSSSGYFIKQILAGMFITLSMTGIDQEMMQKSISVTNLKDSRKNMVSLAFIMVVVIGLFLYLGGLLHLYAGQENLTARGDALFPDVAIHHMPAYISIIFIVALISALFPSADGAMTALTSSFCIDIAGLQRRTDMAEPEKKKFRQKVHLLVALSFLILVMVFYWINDNSMIGIILKLAGYTYGPLLGLFAFGIFTKRRPDDRLVPIVCFIAPVICFLIDYYQAALFGDFKIGLELILINAALTFIGLLIISKPVADLSQLEQDSVH, encoded by the coding sequence ATGAACGCAGGTATTTTGTTTGCCATCATTATTTTTTATTTCTTATTGCTGCTTACTGTTGCATGGAAAACCGGTAAGAACAGCAATAATGAGTCGTTCTTTATCGGGAACAGGAACAGTAACTGGATGCTGGTGGCTTTTGGAATGATCGGCACCTCGCTCAGTGGCGTTACTTTTGTAAGCGTGCCCGGTGCGGTTGGTAAAGATGCTTTTGGCTATATGCAGGTGGTGCTGGGCTATATGATCGGGTATCTGCTGATCGCTTATGTACTGCTGCCCCTTTATTACCGGCTTCAGTTAACCTCCATTTACGGTTATCTGAAAACCCGTATGGGCAACCTGTCTTATAAAACGGGGGCATGGTTCTTCATCATCTCCCGCCTGGTAGGCGCCACGGCAAGATTGTACCTGGTGGTGCATATTCTGCAGATCACCATACTGGATAGCTTTGGTGTTCCGTTCTGGGTTTCCACGCTCATCATCCTGGTAATGATCATCCTGTATACCTTTGAAGGCGGTGTAAAGACCATTGTATGGACAGACACCCTGCAAACCACCTGTATGCTGCTGGGCCTGGTTATTTGTACCGTTTATCTGTTGCAGCACATGCATATGGGGGTGGGGGAAAGTCTGGATGCGATGCGTGAAAAAGGGCTTTCAAGGATTTTTAATACAGATGTGAGCTCCAGCGGCTATTTTATAAAACAGATCCTTGCCGGTATGTTCATTACCTTAAGCATGACGGGTATTGACCAGGAAATGATGCAGAAAAGCATTTCCGTAACCAACCTGAAAGACTCCCGGAAGAATATGGTTTCACTGGCGTTTATTATGGTGGTGGTTATTGGCCTGTTCCTTTATTTGGGAGGCCTGCTGCATTTGTATGCAGGGCAGGAAAACTTAACTGCCCGGGGGGATGCGCTGTTCCCGGATGTAGCGATCCATCATATGCCGGCTTATATTTCCATCATTTTTATTGTGGCGCTGATCTCGGCACTGTTTCCAAGCGCCGATGGGGCCATGACGGCGCTGACCTCTTCCTTCTGCATAGACATTGCCGGCCTGCAACGCCGCACCGATATGGCCGAGCCGGAAAAGAAGAAATTCCGCCAGAAAGTGCATTTACTGGTTGCTTTATCCTTTTTAATACTGGTAATGGTCTTTTACTGGATCAATGACAACAGCATGATCGGCATTATTCTGAAGCTGGCCGGTTATACATACGGACCTTTGTTAGGTTTGTTTGCCTTTGGTATTTTTACCAAACGGCGCCCGGATGATCGCCTGGTGCCCATTGTTTGTTTTATAGCGCCGGTAATCTGCTTCCTTATTGATTATTACCAGGCGGCTCTTTTTGGAGATTTTAAAATCGGGCTGGAGCTGATACTAATTAATGCAGCTTTAACGTTTATAGGATTACTGATAATTTCGAAGCCTGTTGCAGACCTTTCCCAACTGGAGCAGGATTCCGTACACTAA
- a CDS encoding VIT1/CCC1 transporter family protein, whose product MMKQQPQLEEHYINRSGWLRAAVLGANDGILSTSSLVIGIAAATDLRSPIVLAALAGIVAGAFSMAAGEYVSVSSQSDIESADLKREKKELETMPDIELGELARIYEGRGLQPALALEVAKALTAHDALEAHAKDELGINEITQAKPLQAALASGASFISGGLLPLLVAFFAPVKSMVLFEYGCAILFLAVAGMVAARAGGSNVVKSVVRVCFWGTLAMAATALVGYLFGVHAI is encoded by the coding sequence ATGATGAAGCAGCAACCACAGTTAGAAGAGCATTATATAAACAGGAGCGGCTGGCTAAGGGCAGCGGTTTTAGGTGCCAACGATGGCATCCTGTCTACATCCAGTTTGGTAATAGGGATTGCCGCAGCTACCGATCTGAGAAGCCCGATCGTTCTGGCAGCCCTTGCAGGAATTGTTGCCGGTGCTTTTTCAATGGCAGCAGGGGAATATGTTTCCGTAAGTTCCCAATCCGATATAGAATCAGCAGACCTTAAAAGAGAAAAGAAGGAATTGGAAACCATGCCCGACATTGAGCTGGGTGAGCTTGCCAGAATTTATGAAGGCCGCGGGCTTCAGCCAGCGCTGGCACTGGAGGTAGCAAAAGCATTAACAGCGCATGATGCCCTGGAGGCCCACGCAAAAGATGAGCTGGGGATCAACGAAATAACCCAGGCAAAACCGCTTCAGGCAGCATTGGCATCCGGGGCTTCTTTTATTTCCGGGGGGCTGCTGCCCTTATTGGTGGCTTTTTTTGCTCCTGTAAAAAGTATGGTATTGTTTGAATATGGCTGCGCCATTCTGTTTCTGGCGGTGGCCGGCATGGTGGCTGCCCGCGCCGGCGGATCAAATGTTGTAAAAAGCGTGGTCAGGGTTTGCTTCTGGGGAACGCTTGCCATGGCCGCAACAGCGCTGGTAGGCTATTTATTTGGCGTACATGCCATCTGA
- the hpt gene encoding hypoxanthine phosphoribosyltransferase — protein MTDIQVHDKRFSIYLTEAVLQKRIKELADAVNKDYSGKKVYFIAILNGSFMFAADFFKYLTIDSEICFIKLVSYKGTKSTGNVTTAIGLEDDLHGKDVIILEDIIDTGKTLHYFLPQLQHQQPRSLKIVALLHKSEMTRYEVPIDYTGFVIPNKFVVGYGLDYDGLGRNYKNIYQLAEEVS, from the coding sequence ATGACAGACATTCAGGTACATGATAAGCGGTTCTCTATTTACTTGACAGAAGCAGTACTGCAAAAAAGAATCAAAGAGCTGGCAGATGCTGTCAATAAGGATTATTCCGGAAAAAAAGTGTACTTCATTGCCATCCTGAACGGCTCCTTTATGTTTGCTGCCGATTTTTTCAAGTACCTGACCATTGACAGCGAGATCTGCTTTATAAAGCTGGTTTCCTATAAAGGCACCAAGTCTACCGGCAATGTGACCACTGCCATTGGCCTGGAAGATGATCTTCATGGAAAGGACGTGATCATCCTTGAAGATATTATTGATACCGGCAAAACACTGCACTACTTTTTACCGCAACTGCAGCACCAGCAGCCCCGTTCCCTGAAAATTGTTGCCCTGCTGCACAAATCGGAAATGACCCGGTATGAAGTGCCTATTGATTATACCGGTTTTGTAATTCCCAACAAATTTGTGGTAGGCTATGGTTTGGATTATGACGGGCTGGGCAGGAACTATAAAAATATTTACCAGCTGGCTGAAGAAGTATCCTGA
- a CDS encoding AraC family transcriptional regulator, with amino-acid sequence MNPQVILPDKQLTEYIQHFLVYETKNKQASTHISVFPDGHPGIIFFKGDNGIYQTPPVQQPTCFYISGQNMHPTFIKIPGRFIWIAAKLRPYALKNMFAITSKEIGPYCMSIEQDFPAVLAKLNDAKNSKAIIRILQQFIKECTNTNGHKIHEIVKKCTQLIIKKHGTISMKELREAFNLSERTLQRYFLAEMGIPPKRFARIIHFHYAFQTLTTEDQKRIADIAYEKGFADPAHFSRTIKRFTGQSPTGFLLKRRSL; translated from the coding sequence ATGAACCCTCAGGTGATTTTACCAGATAAGCAACTGACTGAATATATACAACATTTTCTGGTTTATGAAACAAAGAATAAACAGGCCAGCACTCATATATCGGTTTTCCCCGACGGGCATCCGGGGATCATTTTTTTTAAAGGAGATAACGGCATTTATCAGACCCCTCCTGTGCAACAGCCGACCTGCTTTTATATTTCCGGGCAAAACATGCATCCCACATTTATCAAGATACCGGGGAGGTTTATATGGATCGCTGCAAAGCTCAGGCCCTATGCATTAAAAAACATGTTTGCGATTACCTCTAAAGAAATAGGGCCTTATTGCATGTCTATTGAGCAGGATTTCCCCGCTGTTCTTGCAAAACTCAATGATGCAAAAAACTCAAAAGCCATTATCCGGATATTGCAGCAATTCATTAAAGAATGCACTAATACCAATGGGCACAAAATTCATGAAATTGTAAAAAAATGCACTCAGCTGATCATTAAAAAGCATGGTACTATTTCCATGAAAGAGCTGCGGGAAGCATTCAACCTGTCTGAGCGTACTTTACAGCGCTACTTTCTTGCTGAAATGGGCATTCCTCCCAAACGTTTTGCAAGGATTATTCATTTTCACTATGCTTTTCAAACACTTACAACCGAAGATCAGAAGAGGATTGCTGACATTGCGTATGAAAAAGGCTTTGCAGATCCGGCCCATTTTTCAAGAACCATCAAGCGGTTCACCGGGCAATCGCCCACAGGGTTTCTTTTAAAAAGACGATCACTATAG
- a CDS encoding NAD(P)-dependent oxidoreductase: MNILIFGASGCIGQEITQLALQEGHYVTAFTRSVEKINHLRQNHLSFFQDDIMNADAVLKAIKSKDIVINVIEGSHRLHKVRVQGTRHIINAMTVAGVNRLLCHTSFIPDKEHPFSTVKQLIHKLSGARRKTNKMHHELEHIIGHSSLNWTIVRSPVISRQSATAGKFPAVPPERKTGQMTAARKTARFILFQLQPGTHNSQKIISLQESPAATQETSDGMYAK, encoded by the coding sequence ATGAACATTCTGATCTTTGGAGCTTCCGGTTGCATTGGACAGGAAATAACCCAGCTTGCATTGCAGGAAGGGCATTATGTAACCGCTTTTACAAGAAGCGTTGAAAAAATCAATCACCTCAGGCAGAATCATCTCAGCTTTTTTCAGGATGATATCATGAATGCGGATGCAGTCCTGAAAGCCATAAAAAGCAAAGATATTGTCATTAATGTAATCGAGGGCAGTCATCGCCTGCATAAAGTCAGGGTACAGGGCACCCGGCATATCATCAACGCGATGACGGTTGCCGGCGTAAACCGTTTGCTCTGCCATACTTCTTTTATACCGGATAAAGAGCACCCGTTCTCCACGGTCAAACAACTCATTCACAAATTATCCGGCGCCAGAAGAAAAACCAATAAAATGCATCATGAGCTGGAACACATCATCGGGCATAGCTCACTAAACTGGACCATTGTACGTTCGCCGGTAATATCCCGGCAATCTGCAACGGCCGGTAAATTCCCGGCTGTGCCCCCTGAAAGAAAAACCGGGCAAATGACTGCAGCCCGGAAAACAGCACGGTTTATTTTATTCCAGCTTCAGCCCGGTACTCATAATTCTCAAAAGATAATCTCACTACAGGAATCGCCGGCTGCTACCCAGGAAACATCAGATGGCATGTACGCCAAATAA